In Macadamia integrifolia cultivar HAES 741 chromosome 12, SCU_Mint_v3, whole genome shotgun sequence, the following are encoded in one genomic region:
- the LOC122057026 gene encoding uncharacterized protein LOC122057026, with product MSFLVTQTPIDTQNANTQNRIQMASSALRLQVLHGSLARRVLFRAFLFVSAITIIPLLQLRDDEPAQLLAVVSGDCAPNDDVVVASSDTHFLPGGQFLKPMSTYVIPFIPSTLSVVSCEENANFTFHLFKELMGHQLLHSGAKVLCVGDGSASAVSALQSLGFSDALAADRHPFFSLARKRLIYGLNFQDHSFDFVFSRALDRVSVPALLVLEIERVLRPGGIGAMLVRVSGSNPSSLIKSATPVSSFLKSSRVIDVRDFDFFTLVVFKKRFDGVNFFENYKLPDECPSIINNKRFMEYLEPLSDEKPVGTGIQEKISFLPHFMDISSRKRLIYIDVGAGDYTNFSTKNLSLPLYPAQSRGFDVYIVHHDTSVLASYVKKPGITFVYYPGLAGNKVTSSPVGHLSPLLDEGFDFLVWFKETVAAEDFVVLKMNAKGVELKLLFDLLKDGAICLVDELFLHCSDSIHDQDDTHGDCMDLFRALRSGGVFVHQW from the coding sequence ATGTCATTTTTGGTAACTCAAACTCCAATCGATACTCAAAACGCTAATACGCAGAATCGAATTCAAATGGCTTCTAGTGCCTTGAGACTGCAAGTTCTTCATGGGTCTTTAGCTAGGCGGGTGCTCTTTCGCGCTTTTCTGTTCGTTTCAGCTATAACGATCATACCTCTGCTTCAGCTCCGCGATGACGAGCCCGCCCAGCTCCTTGCCGTGGTCTCTGGTGACTGCGCCCCAAATGatgatgttgttgttgcttcTTCCGATACACATTTTCTTCCTGGCGGCCAATTCCTGAAACCTATGTCTACTTATGTGATTCCTTTTATACCTTCAACCCTTTCAGTGGTGTCCTGCGAGGAAAATGCCAACTTCACCTTCCATTTGTTTAAGGAGCTAATGGGTCACCAACTGTTGCATTCTGGTGCCAAAGTTCTCTGTGTCGGAGATGGGTCGGCCTCGGCTGTCTCGGCATTGCAGAGCTTGGGCTTCTCTGATGCTCTTGCGGCCGACCGGCAcccatttttctctcttgcGAGGAAAAGGCTCATTTATGGGCTCAATTTTCAGGACCATTCTTTCGATTTTGTTTTCTCCAGAGCTCTTGATAGGGTGTCCGTCCCTGCTCTTCTTGTGCTTGAGATTGAGCGTGTCTTGAGACCGGGCGGTATTGGAGCTATGCTTGTGCGTGTCAGTGGTTCTAACCCAAGTAGCTTGATAAAGTCTGCTACTCCTGTTTCATCATTCCTGAAAAGTTCTAGGGTCATTGATGTACGTGATTTCGACTTCTTTACATTGGTTGTTTTCAAGAAAAGATTTGATGGTGTCAATTTTTTTGAGAACTATAAGCTCCCGGATGAATGCCCATCCATTATAAACAACAAACGTTTCATGGAGTACTTGGAGCCTCTTTCAGATGAAAAACCAGTTGGAACTggaattcaagaaaaaatttcatttttacccCACTTCATGGATATCTCTTCTAGGAAGCGGTTGATTTACATAGATGTAGGTGCAGGGGATTACACAAATTTCAGCACCAAGAATTTGTCCCTCCCCTTGTACCCTGCACAATCCCGAGGCTTTGATGTTTATATTGTTCATCATGACACGTCTGTCCTAGCTAGCTATGTCAAAAAGCCTGGTATCACTTTTGTTTATTACCCTGGTCTAGCTGGGAACAAGGTTACTTCCAGTCCTGTTGGACATTTGAGTCCATTGTTGGATGAAGGGtttgattttcttgtttggtTCAAAGAAACAGTAGCAGCTGAAGATTTTGTGGTGCTGAAGATGAATGCAAAAGGTGTAGAATTGAAGCTGCTTTTTGATTTGTTAAAAGATGGAGCCATATGCCTTGTTGACGAGCTCTTTCTTCATTGCTCAGACAGCATACATGACCAAGATGACACACATGGAGACTGTATGGACCTCTTCAGGGCTCTCCGAAGTGGTGGTGTCTTTGTCCATCAATGGTAG
- the LOC122056979 gene encoding patatin-like protein 6: MASNPSEMQEPSIDTDKLSYEIFSILESKFLFGYDDQKLWIPKHISPTTETNSGAAEPATTENSVSAIKNQRGKVCILSIDGGGMRGILAGKALAYLEQALKNKSGDPDARIADYFDVAAGTGVGGIFTAMLFATEGGGRPIFCAEDTWKFLAEQGKRFFRLPASSFSPSSFLRRLFKGGTSGSTDSTTAGLDAAVREAFTQNGRTLTLKDTLKPVLIPCYDLSSSAPFLFSRADALETDSFDFRLWEVCRATSAEPALFEPVAMRSIDGQTRCVAVDGGLAMSNPAAAAITHVLHNKQEFPFVRGVEDLMVLSLGSGQVLEGSYDYEKVKGWKAKEWARPMARIAGDGAADLVDHALAMAFGQSRSSNYVRIQANGSNLGECGAYVETDWSPDNVKMLVGMAEEMLKQKNVESVLFGGKRIGEQANFEKLDWFAGELVLEHQRRSCRIAPTVAFKQATPKDSPKPPPN; the protein is encoded by the exons ATGGCTTCTAATCCGTCGGAAATGCAAGAACCGAGCATCGATACAGACAAGCTCAGCTACGAGATCTTTTCCATCCTTGAAAGCAAATTTCTGTTCGGCTACGATGATCAGAAGCTCTGGATCCCAAAACACATATCTCCAACCACTGAAACAAATTCTGGAGCTGCTGAGCCGGCAACGACTGAGAATAGTGTATCGGCCATCAAGAACCAGAGAGGTAAGGTCTGCATTCTCAGCATTGACGGCGGAGGCATGCGTGGGATCCTAGCTGGTAAAGCCCTAGCTTACCTCGAGCAAGCTCTCAAGAACAAGTCAGGCGATCCCGACGCAAGAATCGCCGATTATTTCGATGTCGCCGCCGGGACTGGCGTCGGAGGGATCTTCACAGCGATGCTCTTTGCCACCGAAGGCGGTGGACGTCCCATTTTCTGCGCGGAGGACACTTGGAAATTCTTGGCGGAACAGGGGAAGCGATTCTTTCGATTACCAGCCAGTTCATTTTCCCCCTCTAGTTTTCTCCGGCGTTTGTTCAAGGGTGGAACAAGCGGCTCAACCGATTCAACAACAGCCGGTCTTGACGCAGCCGTGAGAGAGGCTTTTACgcagaatggtcggactctgaCGCTCAAGGACACCTTGAAGCCGGTGTTGATACCATGTTACGATCTCTCAAGCTCGGCGCCGTTTCTCTTCTCCCGAGCTGATGCGCTTGAGACAGACAGCTTCGATTTCCGGTTGTGGGAGGTGTGTCGAGCGACTTCGGCCGAGCCGGCGTTGTTCGAACCGGTGGCTATGCGGTCGATAGACGGGCAAACTCGGTGCGTCGCGGTTGATGGAGGGCTGGCAATGAGCAACCCGGCCGCGGCAGCAATCACGCACGTACTGCACAACAAGCAGGAATTCCCGTTCGTAAGAGGGGTGGAGGACCTCATGGTGCTGTCTTTGGGGAGTGGTCAGGTACTTGAGGGTAGCTACGACTATGAGAAGGTGAAGGGTTGGAAAGCCAAAGAGTGGGCGAGGCCAATGGCTCGAATCGCCGGCGACGGTGCTGCGGATTTGGTCGACCACGCCCTCGCGATGGCATTTGGGCAGAGCCGGAGCAGCAATTACGTCCGTATTCAG GCAAATGGGTCAAATTTGGGGGAATGTGGAGCCTACGTGGAGACCGACTGGAGTCCAGACAATGTGAAGATGTTGGTGGGAATGGCGGAAGAGATGCTGAAACAGAAGAATGTGGAGTCGGTACTGTTTGGAGGGAAGAGGATAGGGGAACAGGCCAATTTCGAGAAACTCGATTGGTTCGCTGGAGAACTCGTGCTGGAGCATCAGAGGAGGAGTTGCAGAATCGCTCCCACTGTCGCATTCAAGCAAGCTACCCCGAAAGACTCTCCTAAACCACCCCCAAATTAA